From the genome of Desulfovibrio sp. JY:
GGTCGAGTATTTCCTGGACCGGGTCCTGGCCGGCGGCACCTACCGCGTTTCCGACCGGGCCATGGCCTGCCTCATCAACTACCAGTGGCCGGGCAATATCCGGGAACTGCGCAACGTCATCGAACGCGGCGTGATCCTGGCCGAAAACGGGGTGATCACGGAAAACGCCCTGCCGCGCGAACTGTCCATGCAGTCCGAGGGCGAAAACGACTTTCTGTCGCTTGAGGCGGTGGAGCGCGAGCATATCGCCAAGGTCCTGGCCTGCTTCGGCAACAACCGCACCCTGGCCGCCACGGCGCTCGGCATTTCGCGCAAGACGCTGTATCGCAAGATCCGCGAATACGCCATTATGTGATCCGCCCGGCGTCTTTTAGGAGCCCCTGGGGCTCACTGGTGACACACCGTTTCGTGTCTATTGTGACAAAAGGCACCAGAGGCGTGTTTCCGCCCTGGCCGCCATTTTCTCCCGCGTTCGTTTTCTTCCGTTTCCTGCCTGTTCCTCCCCGGAACAATTCCCAATGACCCTGGCCGATTAGCCGCGCCCGGCAAAGAATGTTCGCCGCAAGGCGCCCCGCGCGCTTTCGTCACGCCGATAGCGGTCGGCCGGTATGCATTTTGCTCTTGGTTGTCACGAGAACACGAATTTCGCGTGATCCGCCACACCCTGCCGGCGGTTCACGCGGCGTGGCGATGCCGCGATGCTCGCCCCCAGAAGGAGTCCGACATGGGATGGCGATTTCTCGTAGGCCTGGCCGCCGCGGGCCTTCTGACGCTTTGTCCCGGCGTCGGCAGCGGCGGCCAGCAGGCCCCGCCTGTCCGTTACGTGGGATCCAAGGCTTGCTCCGGCTGCCACAGCGCGCAGTACGAAGCCTTCATGAAGCATTCCAAAAAGGCCCACTCCACCGTCAGCCTGCGCCGCATGGCGGGCAAGCTCACCCCCGAGGAACTCACCGGCTGCTTTGCCTGCCATACCACGGGCTACGGCAAGCCGGGCGGATTCACGAGCTTTGCCGCCACGCCCGGGATGGCCGAGGCCGGTTGCGAGGTCTGCCACGGCCCCGGATCGGCCCATGTCGCCTCGCAGGACCCGGCGGACATCAAGGGCAAGCTCACCGTGGCCGACTGCCAGGGCTGCCACAATGCCACGCGGGTGCGCGCCTTCGGCTACAAGCCGCTCCTGCAGGCCGGCGCCCATTGACGCCCTGCGTCCCGGCGCAACACGGTTTCCAACTCCAACCTCCCGGCGCGCGGAGCGTTGCGCGCGGAGGCAGTCATGTCCAAACGCACCAGTTCCCTCGGAGCCAAGGCCCTGCTTCTGGTCCTGTTCGTGGCCGCCGCCGTGCTGGCCGGGCTGTTCGCCGCCAACACGCTGTGGCAGCGCGAGATCTCCCTGACCCGCATCCGTGAGGCGGCCCGGCGCTCGGCCCGGCTGATCGAACTCGTGGTCAGCGAACCCATGCGTCTGGGCGACAACGAGACCACCACCAGCCAGTTTTCCCTGATCGCCGGCACGCGCGGCCGGTTGCAGGCGTTTTTGACGGATTTTCGCGGCGAGGCCACCTACGCCACGCGCAAGGAGGCCCTGCGCCAGCCCCTGACCCGGACCCTGCCCGGCGCCAAGGTCGCCGCGCTGCTCGAAACGGCGCTGACCAAGGGAGAGGATGCCGCCGGCCTGGAAACCGTGGACGGCAAGCCGTCGTTCGTCACCGTGCGCCCGGTGGCCAATGCGCCCGACTGCCACCATTGCCACGGCGAAAGCCGGGCCATCCTCGGCGCGATGGTCACGGTGGAAGACGTCGGCCCGGAAATGGCGGCGCTCAAGGGGGCCGAGGTCAAGGCCGGGCTGCTGTCCCTTGGGGGACTGCTGGTCCTGGTCGCGGCCCTGTGGCTCTTCATGAAGCGCACCATCATCGACCGGCTGGGCTTTTTGTCCGCCCATAGCGAGCATATCGCGACCGGCGACATGGACGCCTGCCTGGATATCCACCACCTCGTGGACCGGCGGACCCAAAAGGGCCGGGTGGACGAAATCACCCAGCTCGGCCGGTCCCTGTGCACCCTTGTGGACAACCTCAAGCACAAGATCGCCGAGGCCGACCAGAAAAGCTGCGAGGCGGCCAGCGAGGCCGAGCGCGCCGGCACATGCCTGGCCGAGGCGGAAGCGGCCCGGGAGGAAGCCCTGGCCGCCCGCCGGGAAGGCGCTGCCGCCGCCGCCCGCACCCTGGAGGGCGTGCTGGCCCGCATGGGCGAGGCCTCGGCCTCCCTGTCCGAAAAAGTGCAGCAGGCCCGCGACGGCGCGCACACCCAGAAGGACGCGGCCAAGGAAACGTCCCTGGCCATCGGCGAGATGAACACCGTGGTCCTCGAAGTGGCCCAAAACGCCGCCGCCGCCGTGTCCACGGCCGGGGACGCCCGCAACCAGGCCGCCGAAGGCTCCAAATCCGTGCTCGATCTGGTGGCCATGATCGGCTCCATTCGCGAACGGGCCGAGTCCCTGCGCGAGGACATCACCGCGCTTGGCCAGGAGGCCCAGGGCATCGGCGCGGTCATCGGCGTCATCTCCGACATCGCCGACCAGACCAACCTCCTGGCGCTCAATGCCGCCATCGAGGCCGCCCGGGCCGGTGATGCCGGTCGGGGCTTCGCCGTGGTCGCCGACGAGGTGCGCAAGCTGGCCGAAAAGACCATGCAGGCCACGACCGAAGTGGAGCAGGCCGTGACCGCCATCCAACAAGGCACTCGCGAACACGTGGAAAGCGTGCGGGAAACAGCGGAAGCCATCGAAAAAGCCAATGCCCTGGCCCGGGGCTCAGGCGATGCCTTAACCGGCATCGTCTCCCTCGTCGGCGCTTCGGCGGATCAGATCAGTTCCATTGCCGCCGCCGCCGAGGAACAGTCGGCCGTCAGCGAGGAAATCAGCAACACCATGGATTCCATCAGCCACATCAGTGAGGACACCGCCGTGGCCATGGAACACGCCGGCGAGGCCGTGGCCGGCCTGACCGAAGAAGCCCAAAATCTCAAACGCCTCATCGACGAGATGCTGGCCTAGATAGGTAGGTGGGCGGCGCTCGACCGTGACCCGGTAAAGGGGGGACCGGGGGGCATCAAGCCCCCCGGCGGAGTGCAGAGGCGGAGCCTCTGCCGGGGTCTGGGGCGGCGCCCCAGCTATCCCCTATCTGCTAGGCCGTGGCCCAG
Proteins encoded in this window:
- a CDS encoding methyl-accepting chemotaxis protein yields the protein MSKRTSSLGAKALLLVLFVAAAVLAGLFAANTLWQREISLTRIREAARRSARLIELVVSEPMRLGDNETTTSQFSLIAGTRGRLQAFLTDFRGEATYATRKEALRQPLTRTLPGAKVAALLETALTKGEDAAGLETVDGKPSFVTVRPVANAPDCHHCHGESRAILGAMVTVEDVGPEMAALKGAEVKAGLLSLGGLLVLVAALWLFMKRTIIDRLGFLSAHSEHIATGDMDACLDIHHLVDRRTQKGRVDEITQLGRSLCTLVDNLKHKIAEADQKSCEAASEAERAGTCLAEAEAAREEALAARREGAAAAARTLEGVLARMGEASASLSEKVQQARDGAHTQKDAAKETSLAIGEMNTVVLEVAQNAAAAVSTAGDARNQAAEGSKSVLDLVAMIGSIRERAESLREDITALGQEAQGIGAVIGVISDIADQTNLLALNAAIEAARAGDAGRGFAVVADEVRKLAEKTMQATTEVEQAVTAIQQGTREHVESVRETAEAIEKANALARGSGDALTGIVSLVGASADQISSIAAAAEEQSAVSEEISNTMDSISHISEDTAVAMEHAGEAVAGLTEEAQNLKRLIDEMLA
- a CDS encoding cytochrome c family protein, with the protein product MGWRFLVGLAAAGLLTLCPGVGSGGQQAPPVRYVGSKACSGCHSAQYEAFMKHSKKAHSTVSLRRMAGKLTPEELTGCFACHTTGYGKPGGFTSFAATPGMAEAGCEVCHGPGSAHVASQDPADIKGKLTVADCQGCHNATRVRAFGYKPLLQAGAH